One region of Drosophila kikkawai strain 14028-0561.14 chromosome 2R, DkikHiC1v2, whole genome shotgun sequence genomic DNA includes:
- the LOC138927991 gene encoding uncharacterized protein, which produces MKENIEKVLGDSASVRATTEDSKVLVLEVRNIDTIATKQEVCATLAGQLNFEAERVKVRSMRRSFAETQTAIVSLTLSLAKAVLHHGEVRIGWSICRIRERLGPVRCFRCLEPGHIAIHCKGPVDRSGCCINCGEPGHKAASCNKEPSCFICAAAGRKETRHKAGARGCPVSDSGKVDLHAVDSTQSEPLQGSAGSPVADAALWSCGADAPEMRDTKSAEGFVRANIGGTWLYSCYLAPSLSLEAFGRVLDELCSDLPRGRVVLETFASLDVVLLNEGSRQTFSRAGVGSVIDLTYVSSALASRARWKISEAYTASDHEAIECSIGAAPRTSGSLLPDRKAFRQDTFRPRDFANALEGFTAGEADGANETADGACSQSMLLRRPFRKHHSPVFWWSEDIADLRRKCHRSRRLLQRARGTPRLLTCNDRYKAARMELKTAIRNSKRECFLKLCDAAEEDPWGGA; this is translated from the exons ATGAAGGAGAACATCGAGAAGGTACTCGGAGATTCAGCGTCAGTGCGCGCTACGACTGAGGACTCAAAAGTCCTCGTCTTGGAAGTGCGCAACATCGACACGATCGCGACGAAGCAGGAGGTCTGCGCCACCCTCGCGGGTCAGCTTAACTTCGAGGCGGAGAGGGTGAAAGTGCGGAGTATGCGCCGCAGCTTTGCTGAAACCCAAACTGCAATAGTCAGCCTTACTTTATCCCTTGCCAAAGCCGTCCTCCATCATGGTGAAGTTCGGATTGGATGGTCCATCTGCAGGATCCGGGAACGACTTGGTCCCGTGAGGTGCTTCAGATGCCTAGAACCAGGGCATATTGCGATCCACTGCAAGGGCCCTGTGGACAGGAGCGGTTGCTGTATTAATTGCGGCGAGCCGGGACACAAGGCGGCCTCGTGCAACAAGGAGCCGTCATGCTTCATATGCGCTGCGGCTGGAAggaaggagacgaggcacaAGGCAGGCGCCAGGGGATGCCCAGTCTCAGATAGTGGAAAGGTCGACCtccatgcagttgattcaacTCAATCTGAACCACTGCAGGGCAGCGCAGGATCTCCTGTCGCAGACG CGGCCCTGTGGAGCTGCGGAGCGGATGCGCCGGAGATGCGCGACACCAAATCAGCGGAAGGGTTCGTTCGGGCGAACATTGGCGGAACCTGGCTATACAGCTGCTACTTGGCACCCAGCCTTTCACTGGAAGCGTTTGGCAGGGTACTGGACGAGCTGTGCAGCGACCTGC CCAGAGGTCGAGTGGTGCTGGAGACCTTCGCCTCCCTGGACGTAGTCCTTCTGAACGAAGGCTCCCGGCAGACCTTCAGCAGGGCTGGGGTGGGCTCGGTAATCGACCTCACCTATGTCAGCAGTGCGCTGGCCAGCCGCGCCCGGTGGAAGATCAGCGAGGCCTATACCgccagcgaccacgaggcTATCGAGTGCTCGATAGGCGCCGCGCCTCGCACGAGTGGGTCCCTACTCCCGGACAGGAAGGCGTTCCGGCAAGACACCTTCAGGCCGCGGGATTTTGCAAATGCCCTCGAGGGCTTCACGGCAGGCGAAGCAGACGGAGCCAACGAGACGGCCGACGGCGCTTGCAGCCAAAGCATGCTACTAAGAAGGCCGTTCAGAAAGCACCACTCCCCGGTGTTTTGGTGGAGCGAGGATATCGCGGACCTGCGCCGTAAATGCCACCGCAGCAGAAGATTGTTGCAGCGAGCTAGAGGCACCCCGCGCCTTCTTACGTGTAACGACCGCTACAAGGCAGCAAGAATGGAGCTCAAGACTGCCATTAGGAACAGCAAACGAGAATGCTTCCTCAAGCTGTGCGACGCCGCCGAGGAGGATCCATGGGGAGGAGCCTAA
- the LOC138927992 gene encoding uncharacterized protein encodes MSSQNENTPGGREYSRWWRPRGQGKDSGGPKNIPPSTDVAVADLAATVVNTPSQDDERDDGPMAFRRSSRVLRSPLLQASKAPVPTAEENADSLTPKRTRDAASPAGSQRETPPKRCRESQCLKNIAELGKILDDVLDDINNKQVRHITLVMKTKLARVKDLQADIGEWLNSARKPEETDRPEPVVACHNCSQGGKKTESTQRRDAVQQTPKVWSKDCATQTQAPRAPTTTENPQVRATNTSAKNQRRAPTPAEAAKQGKTSVRGTPAASVPKPRAPNPQPIGPASEGPEAERGTWRTFTRKKRRKKNEAPHRSRPDAVIIAAKGKTYSEILAMVTRRDNSQLAGLGNCVKKVRRTTNGNLLLEMAKDSAESAASMRTSIAQVLGDTAEVRTMSEDSKVSILEIRELDALTKEPEIVAAIAEQFSLDGAKVKVRSLRPGYAESQTAIISLPCPLAKAVLKRGSLRIGWTSCTIRERTGPPRCYRCLEAGHLASNCKSVTDRSGCCIRCGESGHKAAKCPNEQKCFLCAASGKNKTRHQAGSKSCPSRSSSSSGAGPRNAPCS; translated from the coding sequence ATGTCTTCGCAAAACGAgaatactccaggtggcagagAATACTCCAGGTGGTGGAGACCCCGCGGCCAGGGcaaggattctggaggccctaaaaACATTCCCCCAAGCACTGAcgtggcggtggctgactTGGCCGCCACGGTAGTTAATACGCCAAGCCAAGACGACGAGAGAGATGACGGTCCCATGGCCTttagaaggagcagcagggttCTAAGATCCCCGCTCCTCCAAGCGAGCAAGGCTCCAGTACCGACAGCAGAAGAGAATGCGGACTCCCTAACTCCTAAAAGGACACGGGACGCCGCCAGCCCAGCAGGCTCTCAGCGCGAGACGCCTCCTAAAAGATGCAGGGAATCCCAGTGTCTTAAAAACATCGCGGAGCTGGGCAAGATCCTGGATGATGTCCTCGACGACATCAACAACAAGCAGGTCCGGCACATAACCTTGGTTATGAAGACCAAGCTGGCGAGGGTGAAAGACCTGCAAGCCGACATAGGCGAGTGGCTTAACTCTGCTCGGAAACCCGAGGAGACAGATCGACCCGAACCTGTAGTAGCATGCCACAATTGCTCTCAGGGCGGGAAGAAGACAGAGAGCACCCAGAGACGGGACGCAGTGCAGCAAACCCCCAAGGTCTGGAGCAAGGACTGCGCAACGCAGACGCAGGCGCCGCGAGCCCCGACCACCACCGAGAATCCGCAAGTAAGGGCGACCAACACGAGCGCGAAGAATCAGCGGCGTGCCCCCACGCCGGCTGAAGCTGCTAAGCAGGGGAAAACCTCCGTAAGAGGGACACCCGCGGCCAGCGTACCCAAACCAAGGGCACCCAACCCGCAGCCAATCGGTCCAGCGTCTGAAGGCCCAGAAGCCGAGAGAGGCACCTGGAGAACCTTCACGAGGAAAAAGCGGCGCAAGAAGAACGAGGCTCCTCATCGGTCCCGCCCGGACGCAGTCATTATAGCCGCGAAAGGGAAAACTTACAGCGAAATCCTGGCCATGGTCACCAGAAGGGACAACAGCCAGCTTGCAGGCCTGGGTAACTGCGTCAAAAAGGTTAGACGAACCACAAACGGCAACCTTTTGCTAGAGATGGCGAAGGATAGCGCCGAGAGTGCAGCGTCAATGCGAACGAGCATTGCGCAGGTGCTTGGCGACACGGCGGAGGTTCGGACGATGTCAGAGGACTCAAAGGTCTCGATACTCGAGATCCGAGAGTTGGACGCCCTGACCAAGGAGCCCGAGATTGTGGCCGCGATCGCGGAGCAATTCAGCTTGGATGGGGCCAAGGTCAAGGTGCGGAGCCTTCGCCCGGGCTATGCTGAGTCCCAGACGGCAATAATTAGCCTCCCGTGCCCCCTGGCCAAGGCGGTGCTCAAGAGAGGTTCTCTGCGCATAGGCTGGACCTCCTGCACGATCAGGGAGAGGACAGGCCCCCCAAGATGCTACCGGTGTCTTGAGGCTGGCCACCTGGCCTCAAACTGCAAAAGCGTTACTGACCGGAGTGGGTGCTGCATAAGATGCGGGGAGAGTGGACACAAAGCCGCAAAGTGCCCCAACGAGCAGAAATGCTTCCTTTGCGCTGCTTCCGGCAAGAACAAGACGAGgcaccaggcaggcagcaaaagCTGCCCGTCCAGGAGCTCCAGTAGCAGTGGCGCCGGCCCCCGAAACGCgccatgcagttga